DNA sequence from the Candidatus Zixiibacteriota bacterium genome:
CGGAAAGCAGATTTGAAAAAGAAAACTGACCGAGAATATCTGTCGTGCTGTTCTGCAAGGGAGACAGCAATTGGACTGTCACACCTGGAAGCGCGACTGAAGATTGATTCCGCACTATTCCGGAGATCGTGCCCACAGGCGTCGGAACAGCGCGCATGATGACAGTCATATTTGTTGTGGCTGGCGCGTTAACCACAGTGCCGACCACGGTCGTATAGAGATAACCAACTGACGAAAATTTCAGACTGTATACTCCGGAAAGCAGATTTGAAAAAGAAAACTGACCGAGAATATCTGTCGTGCTGTTCAGCAAGGGAGACAGCAATTGGACTGTCACACCTGGAAGCGCGACTGCAGATTGATTCCGCACTATTCCGGAAATTGTGCCAACGGGTGGAGGGATAGGACGCATCTGCATATCCAGGAACGTTGTATTCGGCGCACTGAGTATTAGACCTAAAACAGTCGTATCAAAATATCCGGCATACGAAAAGCTCAGACCATAACTACTGCTCAATAAACCGTTGAAGGCATACTGGCCGCTGTTATTGGTTCGCGCTGTTGAGCCGGTGTTGATCAGAGTGACTGTGAGATCAGCCAAAGGCAACCCCCCGGCTCCGGTAACCGTCCCGGCAATCGTTCCGGAAATATTATTCTCGACCAGTGTGATGGTTCCCGGCGCCCATGAACCGGTCACAGTACCGGCATCGCTGATTTGGCAATAGACGTAATATGTACCCAGCGGCAATTCTGAAGTATTGATATTAAAAAGCCCAGCACTGGCATCGGTATTTATGGATGTCGGCAAGAGGACTTGGCTGCCATTGAGCACAGGCGCGGAATTGACATAAACTGTGACCCAGCATTTATCAGCCTCCGGGTCTGAAAATGTCCAATTGACACTGTAGTTGTCGATGGCATGCAGGACATTGACATTTCCAACTGGCGGAGCGGTCGTCGTAATCGATGGAGAGCCGTTGGCTGGCGGATCAACAATAACGCCGTAAGATGGATTGGTTGCGCCGTTGTAGCCGTAGACTCGGAGAAAATACCAGCCCTTGGCGCGGCCATTGAGCGAGATCGTTTCGTTGTTTACGATTCCTTCTGATTTCGCCAACTGAACATTGGCTGAGCTCAGCAGAACCATGTCTACATCGCCGAGCGCGTGAGTGAAAGTCGTCTTCACATAATCCGAAGGACCGCCCGTTGAGTTGAGATAGAATTTAAAAAAGTCAGGGTCCGAGCTTCCTTGGATGGTCAAGCCGGAGATATTTTTAATTGGAGCACATGGCCCAAGGTTCGGGCTGTTGATTGAGCCTTCGACTCGATCATTGACAATAGCAAGAGAATTATTGGGCTCATAGGCATCGGCGTTTATTGGGGCAGGCGTGCCAATGGTTACTTTAACCCGCGAGATATTGTTGGTCTCGTTTGATTCAAGAAACGTGTTGCCGGGGTCGACTTCGGATTCAAGCCAGTAGACTCCATCGGCCAGAGTCGTCACATCGATATTTTGCCCGGCCAGATGCTTGCCGTAAATATCAACCCAACCAACAGACAACCCTTGAATCGTTGAAGCGCAACTAAGAAACTGCCCTCTTGGATTATAATTGGGCAGAGAACTGTTGTAGACTTGGAGATCAAGAATGCAAAAGCTGGTCTTTGCCCCTTGGGCTACCACTGCGCCGACTCCGTCGCCGGGGAGAATCTGGCGAAGCCGAAAAATGCTCCAGTTCTCAACATGGATATGATCATGGCCTGCATGGAAAATGAATCGTCCCGCCGGGCGGTCATAGAATGTCCCGTCGGTTCGGTAGATTCGCTGATTTATGTTTTGTGTGCCGTCGCCGTTACTTGGCAGAGTTCCGTAAATATAAAGTTTTCCAAGCCCGATATTTGCGGTTCCGTTTGAAAGCCGGAGTACTCTTCGGCCGGGGATGGTGGTGGTCGAAATGTCGTTATCGTAGAGATAATTCGGCGCGACATAGATGTCCGGAAGAAGGTCTACGGCCATGAACGACCCTGCTGAAATTGGCTCGGAGTTATCCTGAAATATATCTGACTGGGCTTGGGTCTGGCCAATAAACCCCAATGCAAAAATCAAAAGTCCGAGACTTTTGGTGAAAATAGTCTTATTCATGCACAATCCTATGTGAACCATTTTTCATAGTAATAACCCTAAACTCCTGTAGAGCCATCGTTCAATTATGCGTAGATGTTTGCAATGCAATCATCTACGAGCTTTCTTGGACGCCGAAACGACCGAGGGGTAGTTAATGCATTTTTAAGTGCGGTTAACCGAACAATATGATAGCAAAAACAAAGCCATAAGTGAAGTTCTAAATTGGATTTACGGTCGATTTGGACTGTCAGTAGCTTTAT
Encoded proteins:
- a CDS encoding carboxypeptidase regulatory-like domain-containing protein, coding for MNKTIFTKSLGLLIFALGFIGQTQAQSDIFQDNSEPISAGSFMAVDLLPDIYVAPNYLYDNDISTTTIPGRRVLRLSNGTANIGLGKLYIYGTLPSNGDGTQNINQRIYRTDGTFYDRPAGRFIFHAGHDHIHVENWSIFRLRQILPGDGVGAVVAQGAKTSFCILDLQVYNSSLPNYNPRGQFLSCASTIQGLSVGWVDIYGKHLAGQNIDVTTLADGVYWLESEVDPGNTFLESNETNNISRVKVTIGTPAPINADAYEPNNSLAIVNDRVEGSINSPNLGPCAPIKNISGLTIQGSSDPDFFKFYLNSTGGPSDYVKTTFTHALGDVDMVLLSSANVQLAKSEGIVNNETISLNGRAKGWYFLRVYGYNGATNPSYGVIVDPPANGSPSITTTAPPVGNVNVLHAIDNYSVNWTFSDPEADKCWVTVYVNSAPVLNGSQVLLPTSINTDASAGLFNINTSELPLGTYYVYCQISDAGTVTGSWAPGTITLVENNISGTIAGTVTGAGGLPLADLTVTLINTGSTARTNNSGQYAFNGLLSSSYGLSFSYAGYFDTTVLGLILSAPNTTFLDMQMRPIPPPVGTISGIVRNQSAVALPGVTVQLLSPLLNSTTDILGQFSFSNLLSGVYSLKFSSVGYLYTTVVGTVVNAPATTNMTVIMRAVPTPVGTISGIVRNQSSVALPGVTVQLLSPLQNSTTDILGQFSFSNLLS